A single region of the Brachypodium distachyon strain Bd21 chromosome 3, Brachypodium_distachyon_v3.0, whole genome shotgun sequence genome encodes:
- the LOC100834421 gene encoding exocyst complex component EXO70E2: MAFPRSRASTVSSYASTPTLSSYPSSNISTPSSNISNPSPSAAAKRATKIFTGSSNPSSFATDAISSTGIRLIVPTGGSAGGPKFIEGKRLQQHQDVVESSSFPIEAVITTGVRLTGVAIGHNPELAATGGHVFTQGMKLQLHQDVLQSAHKFPKQETNGWAHPDLCSPSKQLKNVSTSIKEINRWARSSTTLKVNSNIRLLESVFHLTHVVTSMAPHPDHIVAMIRVHDALADLLLVLPKNIFPFMMQNVTPFVDELCPTRGASLSARYGNTLRGLTKSIRTGLQVLKVMILNYTSEAVPQGGGIHEITKYLLSYIMSLLEHRTSLRIILSDRQEGTVAMETLQDIVATLVSHLETMLEKESFRYQDAGLKQLFLVNNANFVLHQVKGSEIKYLLGDDWVLQHREQLKDNISRFVDISWESVMYSFHVKTSKIPIFSSLPTLKIFNLEFERIYWTQKMWTVENPLLRSDMRKSVSQKLVQAYRSYLEDHQNKVAKLVKYTPEDLEELLSELFEG; the protein is encoded by the coding sequence ATGGCATTCCCAAGGAGCCGTGCTTCCACCGTGAGCAGCTACGCTTCTACTCCAACGCTCAGCAGCTACCCGAGCTCTAACATCTCCACCCCAAGCTCTAATATCTCCAACCCGAGCCCCTCAGCGGCGGCGAAAAGAGCCACCAAGATCTTCACAGGCAGCAGCAACCCAAGTTCCTTTGCAACGGATGCAATAAGCTCCACCGGGATCCGGCTCATAGTTCCCACGGGAGGTTCTGCAGGAGGTCCAAAATTCATTGAGGGAAAGAGGCTCCAGCAGCATCAGGATGTTGTGGAATCAAGCTCCTTTCCGATAGAAGCAGTAATCACCACTGGGGTGCGGCTCACGGGAGTTGCCATTGGTCACAACCCTGAACTAGCAGCCACAGGAGGTCATGTATTCACACAGGGAATGAAGCTTCAGCTGCATCAGGATGTTCTGCAATCAGCACACAAGTTTCCTAAGCAAGAAACGAATGGTTGGGCGCATCCAGACCTCTGTTCACCATCAAAGCAACTTAAAAATGTAAGTACTTCTATCAAGGAGATTAATCGCTGGGCAAGATCTTCAACTACATTAAAGGTCAACTCAAATATCCGGCTTTTGGAGTCTGTATTTCATTTGACACATGTGGTAACTTCAATGGCACCACACCCAGATCACATCGTCGCGATGATACGAGTCCACGATGCACTTGCTGACCTGTTGCTTGTCCTGCCAAAGAATATCTTCCCTTTCATGATGCAGAATGTCACTCCATTTGTAGATGAATTATGCCCCACAAGAGGTGCATCATTATCAGCAAGGTACGGAAACACACTGCGTGGTTTGACAAAAAGCATAAGAACTGGTCTGCAGGTACTCAAGGTCATGATCTTGAATTATACATCTGAGGCAGTCCCACAAGGTGGTGGCATCCATGAGATCACTAAATACTTGTTGAGTTACATCATGTCCTTACTGGAACATCGCACCTCTCTAAGAATCATCCTTAGCGACAGACAGGAAGGCACGGTTGCAATGGAGACGCTGCAAGATATTGTTGCTACCTTGGTCTCTCACTTAGAAACTATGCTTGAGAAAGAATCTTTCCGATATCAAGATGCAGGGTTGAAACAACTTTTCTTGGTGAataatgcaaactttgtgtTACATCAAGTAAAAGGCTCAGAGATAAAGTATCTTCTGGGAGATGACTGGGTTTTGCAGCACAGAGAACAATTAAAGGACAACATATCAaggttcgtcgatatttctTGGGAATCTGTCATGTACAGCTTCCATGTAAAGACAAGCAAAATCCCAATATTTTCTAGCCTACCAACATTGAAAATATTTAACCTGGAATTTGAAAGAATATACTGGACTCAAAAGATGTGGACAGTTGAAAATCCTCTGCTTCGATCCGATATGCGTAAATCGGTATCACAGAAGCTTGTTCAGGCTTACAGATCATACCTTGAGGATCACCAAAACAAGGTCGCAAAGCTTGTGAAGTACACCCCTGAAGATCTTGAGGAGCTGCTGTCAGAACTGTTTGAAGGATAA